One window from the genome of Trabulsiella odontotermitis encodes:
- the wcaK gene encoding colanic acid biosynthesis pyruvyl transferase WcaK gives MKLLILGNHTCGNRGDSAILRGLLDAINTLEPDADVDVMSRYPVSSSWLLDRPVMGDPLYSQMKQHNNAAGVMGRVKKMLRRRYQHQVLLSRVTDSGKLRNIAIAQGFTDFVRLLSGYDAIIQVGGSFFVDLYGVPQFEHALCTFMAKKPLYMIGHSVGPFQQPQFNQLANYVFGHCDALILRESVSLNMMKRSDIDTAKVEQGVDTAWLVDHHEADFVASYAVQHWLQVIAQKKTVAVTLRELAPFDKRLGTTQEAYEKAFAEVVNRIIDDGYQVVALSTCTGIDSYNKDDRMVALNLRKYLRDPSQYHVVMDELNDLEMGKILGASELTVGTRLHSAIISMNFGTPAIAINYEHKSAGIMQQLGMPEMAVDIRHLLDGSLGAMVGDTLGQLAAINERLAQAVTAERATGMKMVQSVLARIGEVK, from the coding sequence ATGAAATTACTGATTCTTGGCAACCACACCTGCGGCAACCGTGGTGATAGCGCCATTCTTCGTGGGTTGCTCGACGCGATTAACACACTCGAGCCGGATGCGGATGTGGACGTGATGAGCCGCTACCCGGTGAGCTCGTCCTGGCTGCTCGACCGCCCGGTGATGGGCGACCCGCTCTATTCGCAGATGAAACAGCACAACAACGCCGCGGGTGTGATGGGGCGGGTGAAGAAAATGCTTCGCCGCCGCTATCAGCACCAGGTGTTGCTCTCGCGGGTGACCGACAGCGGCAAACTGCGCAATATCGCCATCGCCCAGGGGTTTACTGATTTTGTCCGTTTGTTGTCCGGCTACGATGCCATCATTCAGGTCGGCGGTTCGTTTTTTGTCGATTTATACGGTGTGCCGCAATTCGAGCATGCGCTCTGTACGTTCATGGCAAAAAAACCGCTGTACATGATTGGTCACAGCGTCGGGCCGTTCCAGCAGCCACAGTTTAACCAACTGGCGAATTATGTTTTTGGTCATTGCGATGCGCTGATCCTGCGGGAATCCGTCAGCCTCAACATGATGAAACGCAGCGACATCGACACCGCAAAAGTTGAGCAGGGCGTCGATACCGCCTGGCTGGTGGATCACCATGAGGCGGATTTCGTCGCCAGTTACGCGGTGCAGCACTGGCTGCAGGTGATTGCGCAGAAGAAAACGGTCGCCGTGACGCTACGCGAGCTGGCTCCGTTCGATAAGCGCCTCGGCACCACTCAGGAGGCGTATGAAAAAGCGTTCGCTGAAGTGGTGAATCGCATTATTGACGATGGCTATCAGGTGGTGGCGCTTTCGACCTGCACCGGTATCGACAGTTACAACAAAGATGACCGCATGGTGGCGCTGAATCTGCGCAAATACCTGCGTGATCCGTCGCAATACCACGTGGTGATGGACGAACTGAACGATCTGGAGATGGGGAAAATCCTCGGCGCCAGCGAACTGACCGTCGGCACGCGCCTGCATTCGGCGATTATCTCCATGAACTTCGGTACGCCAGCCATCGCGATTAATTACGAGCACAAATCGGCGGGCATTATGCAGCAACTGGGGATGCCGGAAATGGCGGTGGATATTCGTCATCTGCTGGACGGCAGCCTGGGGGCGATGGTCGGCGATACGCTGGGCCAGCTTGCGGCGATTAACGAACGGCTGGCGCAGGCAGTCACCGCTGAACGCGCGACAGGCATGAAAATGGTGCAATCAGTACTGGCGCGGATCGGGGAGGTGAAATGA
- the wzxC gene encoding colanic acid undecaprenyl disphosphate flippase WzxC: MSLRERTISGAKWSAMATIVIIGLGLVQMTVLARIIDNHQFGLLTVSLVIIALADTLSDFGIANSIIQRKEISHLELTTLYWLNVGLGIVVFVAVFLLSDLIATVLNNPDLAPLMRTLSFAFVVIPHGQQFRALMQKELEFNKIGMIETSAVLAGFTFTVVTAHFWPVAMTAILGYLVNSAVRTLLFGWFGRKIYRPGLHFSLASVSSNLRFGAWLTADSIINYVNTNLSTLVLARILGASVAGGYNLAYNVAVVPPMKLNPIITRVLFPAFAKIQDDTEKLRVNFYKLLSVVGIINFPALLGLMVVSNNFVPLVFGEKWAGIIPILQLLCIVGLLRSVGNPIGSLLMAKARVDISFKFNVFKTFLFIPAIVIGGHLAGALGVTLGFLLVQIINTVLSYFVMIKPVLGSSYREYILSLWLPFYLSLPTLVVSYALGILLNGHLPLSLLLAVQIAAGALAFLVMIVLSRNALVVEMKRQLCRNEKMKTLLRAG, from the coding sequence ATGAGCCTGAGAGAAAGAACCATCAGCGGCGCGAAATGGTCGGCAATGGCGACCATCGTCATTATCGGCCTCGGCCTGGTGCAGATGACCGTACTGGCGCGGATCATCGATAACCACCAGTTTGGTCTGCTGACGGTGTCGCTGGTGATCATCGCGCTGGCCGATACGCTGTCGGATTTTGGCATTGCCAACTCCATTATCCAGCGTAAAGAGATCAGCCATCTGGAGCTCACCACGCTGTACTGGCTGAACGTCGGGCTGGGGATTGTGGTGTTTGTCGCCGTCTTTTTGCTGAGCGATCTGATTGCTACCGTACTGAACAACCCGGACCTGGCGCCGCTGATGCGTACGCTGTCGTTCGCGTTTGTGGTCATTCCGCACGGGCAGCAGTTCCGCGCGCTGATGCAAAAAGAACTGGAGTTCAACAAAATCGGCATGATTGAAACCTCCGCCGTGCTGGCGGGGTTTACCTTTACGGTCGTCACCGCGCACTTCTGGCCGGTGGCGATGACCGCCATTCTGGGGTATCTGGTCAATAGCGCCGTGCGGACGCTGCTGTTCGGCTGGTTCGGTCGCAAGATTTATCGCCCCGGTCTGCATTTTTCGCTGGCGTCCGTTTCCTCCAACCTGCGCTTTGGTGCCTGGCTGACGGCGGACAGCATCATCAATTACGTCAATACCAATCTCTCCACCCTGGTGCTGGCGCGTATTCTCGGTGCCAGCGTGGCGGGCGGTTATAACCTGGCTTACAACGTGGCGGTGGTGCCGCCGATGAAGCTCAACCCGATCATCACCCGCGTGCTGTTCCCGGCGTTTGCCAAAATTCAGGATGACACCGAAAAACTGCGCGTGAACTTTTACAAGTTGCTGTCGGTGGTGGGGATTATCAATTTCCCGGCGCTGTTGGGGCTGATGGTGGTCAGCAACAATTTCGTGCCGCTGGTGTTTGGTGAGAAGTGGGCGGGCATCATCCCCATTCTGCAACTGCTGTGCATCGTCGGGCTGCTGCGCTCGGTAGGTAACCCGATCGGCTCGTTGTTGATGGCGAAAGCACGCGTCGATATCAGCTTCAAATTCAATGTCTTTAAAACGTTTCTGTTCATTCCCGCCATCGTCATTGGGGGCCACCTTGCCGGGGCACTGGGCGTGACGCTCGGTTTCCTGCTGGTGCAAATCATCAACACCGTGCTCAGCTATTTCGTGATGATCAAACCGGTGCTTGGCTCAAGCTACCGCGAGTACATCCTGAGCCTGTGGCTGCCGTTTTACCTCTCGCTGCCGACACTGGTGGTTAGTTACGCGCTGGGCATCCTGCTCAATGGTCACTTGCCGTTGTCGCTGCTGCTGGCGGTGCAGATTGCCGCAGGAGCGCTGGCGTTCCTGGTGATGATAGTGCTGTCGCGTAATGCGCTGGTGGTGGAGATGAAACGCCAGCTGTGCCGCAACGAAAAAATGAAAACCCTGCTGCGCGCAGGGTGA
- the wcaJ gene encoding undecaprenyl-phosphate glucose phosphotransferase, which translates to MTTLRKRERAKTNASLISMVQRFSDITIMVGGLWVVCKGAALPFLYMHLLMALITLVVFQMIGGMTDFYRSWRGVRISTELLLLLQNWTLSLVFSAGLLAFNDDFNNSFGIWLAWYLLSTTGMVVSRAFIRSGAGWLRNQGYNTRRVAVAGDLPVGQALLDSFRNQPWLGYEVIGTYHDPKPGGVGADWAGNTQQLLEDARAGKIHNVYIAMPMRDESCIKKLVRDLADTTCSVILIPDVFTFNILHSRVEEVNGVPVVPLYDTPLSGTNRVLKRLEDIVLSAFILLLISPVLCAIALAVKLSSPGPIIFRQTRYGMDGKPIMVWKFRSMRVMENDKVVTQATQNDPRVTKVGNFLRRTSLDELPQFINVLTGGMSIVGPRPHAVAHNEQYRPLILGYMLRHKVKPGITGWAQINGWRGETDTLEKMEKRIEFDLEYIREWSLWFDIKIVFLTVFKGFVNKAAY; encoded by the coding sequence ATGACGACTCTAAGAAAGCGCGAGCGAGCCAAAACGAATGCATCGTTAATCTCAATGGTGCAGCGATTCTCTGACATCACCATCATGGTCGGTGGCCTGTGGGTGGTGTGTAAGGGAGCGGCACTGCCCTTTCTGTATATGCATTTGCTGATGGCGTTGATTACCCTGGTGGTCTTTCAGATGATCGGCGGCATGACCGATTTTTACCGCTCATGGCGTGGCGTACGCATCTCGACGGAACTGCTGTTACTGCTACAAAACTGGACGCTGAGTCTGGTGTTCAGCGCCGGGCTGCTGGCGTTCAACGATGATTTCAACAACAGCTTTGGCATCTGGCTGGCGTGGTATTTACTCAGCACCACCGGCATGGTGGTGAGCCGGGCGTTTATCCGTTCCGGTGCGGGCTGGCTGCGCAATCAGGGTTATAACACCCGTCGCGTGGCGGTGGCCGGTGATTTACCGGTCGGGCAGGCGTTGCTCGACAGCTTCCGCAATCAGCCGTGGTTAGGTTACGAAGTGATCGGCACTTATCACGATCCCAAACCGGGTGGCGTGGGCGCCGACTGGGCCGGAAATACTCAGCAACTGCTCGAAGATGCCCGAGCGGGCAAGATCCATAACGTCTATATCGCCATGCCGATGCGTGACGAATCCTGCATCAAAAAACTGGTTCGCGACCTTGCCGATACCACCTGTTCGGTGATCCTGATCCCCGATGTTTTCACCTTCAATATTCTCCATTCCCGCGTGGAAGAGGTGAACGGCGTACCGGTGGTACCGCTGTACGACACGCCGCTGTCGGGCACCAACCGGGTGCTGAAGCGCCTGGAAGATATCGTCCTTTCTGCTTTCATTTTGCTGCTGATCTCCCCGGTGCTGTGCGCGATTGCCCTCGCCGTGAAGCTGAGTTCGCCCGGCCCGATCATCTTCCGCCAGACCCGCTACGGCATGGACGGCAAGCCGATCATGGTGTGGAAATTCCGTTCCATGCGGGTGATGGAAAACGACAAGGTGGTGACTCAGGCGACGCAGAACGATCCGCGCGTCACGAAAGTGGGGAACTTCCTGCGCCGCACGTCGCTTGATGAGCTGCCGCAGTTCATCAATGTGCTGACGGGGGGGATGTCGATTGTCGGCCCGCGTCCGCATGCGGTGGCACATAACGAACAGTATCGCCCGCTGATTCTGGGCTACATGCTGCGTCACAAAGTCAAACCAGGGATCACCGGCTGGGCGCAAATCAACGGCTGGCGCGGCGAGACCGACACGCTGGAAAAAATGGAAAAACGCATTGAGTTCGATCTCGAGTACATCCGCGAATGGAGCCTCTGGTTCGATATCAAAATTGTTTTTCTGACGGTGTTCAAAGGCTTTGTTAACAAAGCGGCGTATTGA
- the cpsG gene encoding colanic acid biosynthesis phosphomannomutase CpsG, producing the protein MTKLTCFKAYDIRGKLGEELNEDIAWRIGRAYGEYLKPKTIVLGGDVRLTSETLKLALAKGLRDAGVDVLDIGLSGTEEIYFATFHLGVDGGIEVTASHNPMDYNGMKLVREGARPISGDTGLRDVQRLAEANDFPPVDETKRGSYQKIDLRDAYIDHLLGYINTRNLTPLKLVINSGNGAAGPVIDALEARFQSHNVPVTFIKVHNTPDGNFPNGIPNPLLPECRADTRNAVIEHGADMGIAFDGDFDRCFLFDENGQFIEGYYIVGLLAEAFLEKNPGAKIIHDPRLSWNTVDVVSAAGGTPVMSKTGHAFTKERMRQEDAIYGGEMSAHHYFRDFAYCDSGMIPWLLVTELLCLKGQTLGELVRDRMAAFPASGEINSTLAEPAAAIARVEQHFAQDALEIDRTDGISVAYADWRFNLRSSNTEPVVRLNVESRGNPALMEARTKDILALLKQ; encoded by the coding sequence ATGACAAAATTGACCTGTTTTAAAGCCTACGATATTCGCGGCAAGCTGGGTGAAGAGTTGAATGAAGATATCGCGTGGCGCATTGGCCGCGCGTATGGCGAATACCTGAAACCGAAAACCATCGTCCTCGGCGGCGATGTGCGCCTGACCAGCGAAACGCTGAAACTGGCGCTGGCAAAAGGCCTGCGCGACGCGGGCGTTGACGTGCTCGACATCGGCCTGTCCGGTACCGAAGAGATTTACTTTGCCACATTCCACCTCGGCGTGGACGGCGGCATTGAAGTGACCGCCAGTCACAATCCGATGGACTATAACGGCATGAAGCTGGTGCGCGAAGGCGCGCGCCCCATCAGCGGCGACACCGGCCTGCGCGACGTGCAGCGTCTGGCGGAAGCCAATGATTTCCCGCCGGTAGATGAAACGAAACGCGGCAGCTATCAGAAAATCGACCTGCGTGATGCCTACATTGACCACCTGCTCGGCTACATCAATACCCGCAACCTGACGCCACTGAAGCTGGTAATTAACTCCGGCAACGGCGCGGCAGGCCCGGTGATTGACGCCCTGGAAGCCCGCTTCCAGTCCCACAATGTGCCGGTGACCTTCATTAAGGTCCATAACACGCCAGATGGCAATTTCCCCAACGGTATTCCGAACCCGCTGCTGCCGGAATGCCGCGCCGATACCCGCAACGCCGTCATTGAACATGGCGCGGACATGGGTATCGCCTTTGACGGTGATTTCGACCGCTGCTTTCTGTTCGATGAAAACGGCCAGTTCATTGAGGGCTACTACATTGTTGGCCTGCTGGCGGAAGCGTTCCTTGAGAAAAACCCTGGTGCGAAGATCATTCACGACCCGCGTCTGTCCTGGAATACCGTGGATGTGGTGAGTGCCGCGGGCGGCACGCCGGTGATGTCCAAAACCGGTCACGCGTTTACTAAAGAGCGCATGCGCCAGGAAGACGCCATCTACGGCGGCGAAATGAGCGCCCATCACTATTTCCGAGATTTTGCCTACTGCGACAGCGGGATGATCCCGTGGTTGCTGGTCACCGAACTGTTGTGCCTGAAGGGGCAGACGCTCGGCGAACTGGTGCGCGACCGCATGGCAGCGTTCCCGGCGAGCGGCGAAATCAACAGCACGCTGGCGGAACCTGCGGCAGCCATTGCCCGGGTCGAACAGCACTTCGCTCAGGATGCGCTGGAGATTGACCGTACCGACGGCATCAGCGTGGCGTATGCCGACTGGCGTTTCAACCTGCGTTCATCGAACACCGAACCGGTGGTGCGACTGAACGTGGAATCACGCGGCAATCCGGCGCTGATGGAAGCGCGAACAAAGGACATTCTGGCGCTGTTGAAACAGTAA
- the cpsB gene encoding mannose-1-phosphate guanyltransferase, with the protein MSQSQLFPVVMAGGSGSRLWPLSRVLYPKQFLCLKGELTMLQATINRLNGVECESPVVICNEQHRFIVAEQLRQLNKLTENIILEPAGRNTAPAIALAALAAKRSCPDNDPLMLVLAADHVIQNEDAFRAAVRDAMPYAESGKLVTFGIVPDLPETGYGYIRRGEVCPGEKDAVAFEVAQFVEKPNLDTAQAYVSSGEYYWNSGMFLFRAGRYLEELKKYRPDILDACENAMNVTDPDLDFIRVEEAAFLACPEESVDYAVMERTADAVVVPMDAGWSDVGSWSSLWEISAHTAEGNVHHGDVISHKTENSYVYAESGLVTTVGVKDLVVVQTKDAVLIADRNAVQDVKKVVEQIKADGRHEHHIHREVYRPWGKYDSIDSGERYQVKRITVKPGEGLSLQMHHHRAEHWIVVAGTAKVTINNEIKLLGENESIYIPLGATHCLENPGKIPLDLIEVRSGAYLEEDDVVRFADRYGRV; encoded by the coding sequence ATGAGTCAGTCACAGTTATTTCCCGTCGTGATGGCCGGTGGCTCCGGCAGCCGTTTATGGCCGCTGTCCCGTGTGCTTTATCCCAAACAGTTTCTCTGCCTGAAAGGGGAACTGACCATGCTGCAGGCGACGATTAACCGTCTCAACGGCGTGGAATGCGAAAGCCCGGTGGTGATCTGCAACGAGCAGCATCGCTTCATCGTGGCCGAACAATTGCGTCAGCTCAACAAGCTGACGGAAAACATTATTCTTGAACCGGCAGGACGCAATACTGCCCCGGCGATCGCCCTGGCGGCGCTGGCGGCAAAACGCAGTTGTCCGGATAACGATCCGCTGATGCTGGTGCTGGCGGCGGATCATGTCATTCAGAATGAAGATGCCTTCCGCGCTGCGGTGCGCGACGCGATGCCCTACGCGGAAAGCGGCAAACTGGTGACCTTCGGCATCGTGCCGGATCTGCCGGAAACCGGCTACGGCTACATTCGCCGCGGCGAGGTTTGCCCTGGCGAAAAAGATGCGGTGGCGTTTGAAGTGGCGCAGTTTGTCGAAAAACCGAATCTTGATACTGCGCAGGCGTATGTCTCCAGCGGTGAATATTACTGGAACAGCGGCATGTTCCTGTTCCGCGCCGGACGTTACCTCGAAGAGCTGAAAAAATACCGCCCGGATATTCTCGACGCCTGCGAAAACGCCATGAACGTGACGGACCCGGATCTCGACTTTATTCGCGTCGAAGAAGCGGCGTTCCTCGCCTGTCCGGAAGAGTCTGTCGATTATGCGGTGATGGAACGCACGGCGGACGCGGTGGTGGTGCCGATGGACGCAGGCTGGAGCGATGTCGGCTCGTGGTCTTCGCTGTGGGAAATCAGCGCCCATACCGCCGAAGGCAATGTGCATCATGGCGATGTGATCAGCCATAAAACTGAAAACAGCTATGTGTATGCGGAATCTGGTCTGGTGACCACCGTCGGAGTGAAAGATCTGGTCGTGGTGCAGACCAAAGATGCGGTGCTGATTGCGGATCGCAACGCTGTGCAGGATGTAAAAAAAGTGGTGGAGCAAATTAAAGCCGATGGTCGCCACGAGCACCATATCCACCGTGAAGTGTATCGCCCGTGGGGGAAATATGACTCCATCGATTCCGGCGAACGCTATCAGGTGAAACGCATTACCGTGAAGCCGGGTGAGGGACTCTCATTACAGATGCACCACCACCGTGCGGAGCACTGGATTGTGGTGGCCGGTACCGCCAAAGTCACTATCAATAATGAAATCAAATTGTTGGGAGAAAACGAGTCGATTTATATCCCGCTCGGTGCGACCCACTGTCTGGAAAACCCCGGGAAGATCCCGCTCGACCTGATTGAAGTCCGCTCCGGCGCGTACCTCGAAGAGGATGACGTCGTGCGATTTGCGGATCGGTACGGACGCGTTTAG